TTGACAAGTGAGGCAAGAACGGAGAGGACGATGGACAGGCCAGCTTGGTGCAACGTCTGCAGCGATGCAGAGGCTGCGTCGGTCTGTCGTTGCGGAGGGGGAGCCGAGCCCAAAGGCGAAGCTTTCCATTTAGCGCTCGATCTGGGTTGCTACGGGTCATGGCCGGAAGAACAAGATCACGGGTGCAAGCGTTCCCAAATGAGTTTCATCTGCAGGGACGGGACAAAGCTACTGCTTGGGCATCATAATCGGGTGCCGCCTGGAGGCCTCCCTGGTGTGATTTTCCTTACAGATCCTACTGGAaggagaccctggggatgatCAAGACTCGCTGAGGATTTTGGTCTGTTTCCCAGCTGGTGTGGGAATGACTCGAAATCCCCCAGAAGAGGTAGACCAAGTGGCTGGGGAGCAGGGCCTCTGGGCTTCCGTGCTGAAACTGCTGCCCCAAATGCAAGACCCCACATAAattgaaaaaggatggatgaattgcaTGTTTTCTCTATACGTtttcagtcatccattttcttttagtcTCAAAAATTGAATTGAGGCTGCTGGACTCTTCTTGCTTGTTGaatttcttattttgtttttttttttgttttttctagaaaaattcacaaatgtcGTATGCTCTCCTTGAAACAGACGATGGCGAAAACCAATCCCTCTGTGACACCAAGCTGCCCTGGCTGAGCCGACCTTATCTTCTGGTGCTCAAAGATGCAGGAAATGTGTCCAAATCAGGGCCAATCAGACCAGAAGCCCCTCCTCCCAAGTCCTCCTCGGATGAAACTGAAGAAAAACCTTCTACCAAGATGCTCCACATGGAGCAAGGTGGCTGCACGGTCACCCCGTGGGGTGAAGGCCAGGCTGAGGGTCCTCCCGGTCCACAGGTTCTGAGTCTGgcagaggaggagaggaagctCAAAACGCTGCCCTCCAAGGAGGACTCGGTGATCGAGGAGAAGGAGATGGAAGAACCCGAAGACCTCCAGAATCACCGCGTAGAAGTTGTGTCCAATGGCTGGGAGGTGGGAAATGCCTCCGCATCATGTCCAGTCGATCCCAATGCCGAGTCCGACCCGGTTGGCATCCTGACTAAAGATCGAGCCAACGCCTTGGGGGAGGTCGCGCCGGTCTGGATCCCAGACGCCGAGGCCCACGTGTGCATGAAGTGCGGCGTCAAGTTCACGTTTACCAAGCGGAGGCACCACTGCCGCGCCTGTGGCAAGGTGAGGCCCGCGTTCCGTCTCGGCCGGCGTGTTGTGCACTATCGAAGTCATTCAATATATGTGTGCATGCGCACGTGTGTGTCGTCAGGTGTTTTGTGCACTTTGCTCCGGCCTCAAGTTCAGACTTACACATCTGGACGGCAAGGAGGGGCGGGTTTGTGTTTCCTGTCATTCAACCCTCATTAAAAGTGAGccacttatgtttttttttgttttctcagcCAGTTGTCTCTTTTGTTTGTAGGGGGGTGTAGGGGTCTTTGTAAAATGGTCCGACAGCGACAACCGGAATGTTCTCCCCAGGCACATCACCGCGAGGGAAAAGGAGGGTGTGGTTCGCAGACGAGCTCCTCATCGACAAGCAGTCCGAGTCGGCGCCCGCGACGCCGGTCCGAGGCCACGCGTTCTCGCCGCTGGTGAGCCGAGCGGCGCGAGGCGAGACGGCCAAAGGTCCCGGAGGGTCGCCGCAGCTCGGGAGGGCCTCCAGGCCACGTGGGGGCGCTAATGTAGGCTCACACAGACAATCTCAACAATTCCAATCTCAAAATGCATTTGAATGTTGCTGACAATTTGATATCAATGTCAGTCGTAATCTCTAATTAGTTCGACATCTCAATGTTCATcagtctcatttatttattgttgtttttaatttcaatcttcaaaatgaattgaatgaaatgaaatgaatgtcGCCGCTTGTCTTTTCCGTGCTCCAGGAGGCGTGTGCCCCCCGAAGCTGGCAAACGTCCACTCTGGTGAGCAGCTCGTCCAACCTCATCCCCCAGCAAGGCCTGCCGCCCATCCTCACATCCACAGCAGTCAAAGGAGGTACGGTGAACAGCGTCGGATCAATTCCCgcttagtgatggtgtcaataaatcccctgcgactgagtggtgaacagttcagggtgtagcccaccttttgcccaatgttagctgggataggctctggcactcctgcaacccttgtgaggatgagcggctcagaaaatggaaggatggatgaagtatgttgaagtgatacatctCAACTGACAGACTACAATCTTTGAATGTTGGGGAGGTGCtaaatttagcctgggttgtttgtGGAGATTATGAAGCATCATCACTGCATGTGTCCGGTgttcttttcattgttttcttcaAAACCCAAAACATCTGTAAATCCTGGATGTCACATCGTAAAATGTCtaaaccctgctaaaaaaaaattttttttaagagaaattCTATACAAATCtataaaattctatagaatttgtacggaaccacttgttctatagaactttgacTGGGATTTTCTATATAATTTCTACATAATATTCTAaagaacttgggtcctaaagttctatagttcttttgaagttctttagaaatgttataTAGAAATTTTGGTTCTCAAAGTTTTTACAGGACtgcttataaaaaaaatgctatcacCGTAACAACcaacgtgaaaaaaaacaaggatcaTTAGCCTCAGGTGTTCACTATAAATAAGACTATATTcttaaaaaattacattattattttaaggtGTTATAACATTATGCACATTTTACATATTAACTCTGCCCTCAAATATAGGAATAAATTGTACTTtagattcaattaaaatgtattgtacataattgaaattaaaaaaaattgtacagaaacagatgtttgaaaacaagcagttgtaaaagattaaatgcaaaagtATTGGACTTAAAACTTAAAAACAGCTAAAGTGTACTGTCGcacatttaattcagtgattctttgcACCACTAGAGGAACTACGCTTACCTTGAGAACCCCTGAAGGACTCTTTGTCATCATTTGCGTCTTATGTGATATTTCATGATAGTCGACCGCCTTTCATGGTCACAGATTGAATTCATCTCACATCTGGAGAGTCTGTCGAGTCTTATTTTAAGATTTGAAGCGGCCCGACCTTGCGACTCGAGGCAGAACAATGGCACCGTGATTCGTATTCAAGCGGCGTGAATACATCCGTTCCCGTAGATAACGAGGCCAATGTCAACAGAATCCCCCGCGCCCccatccccccaaccccccaaccccccaagcCCCTGCTTTCGCTTTCATCCGGTCTCTCCTCAGATTacaccgtggaggagcagcCCTCGGAGACGCTGCTCAtccaggagctggagagcgGCCGCTCCAACCCTCTAGTTTTTGTCCTCAACGCCAATTTGCTCGCCATGGTCAAGATGGTCaactgtaatttatttattttttcctattaataaccccacccccagccccaCCGCCCTCCACCTGACCCCGACTGACACTCGTGATTTTGCTTACTGGACAGACCTTAACAGGAAGTGTTGGTGCGTGACCAGCAAAGGGATGCACGGCGTGGGGCAGGTGGAGGTGATGGTGCTATTGCAGTGCCTGCCCGAGGAGAAGACCTTCCCCAGGGACATCTTCAGCCACCTGGTCCAGCTGTACAGGGACAGCCTCGCAGGTGACAAACACACTCGAAGATAATTCATTAGGTACTCCGACACTAGTGGTGGCACATGTGACAGGTACTTGGATTTTGCAAGCTCTCTTGTAGGTCCTTGGTCTCGGAATTTGCTTCTTGCTTTGGGCAGGAGAAGTTTTAAGATCGATTCCTTGTACTCCAAACCTCATCCTCTCATCCGCAGGGAAGGTGATAAAGCACCTGTCACTGTCGCTGTTCGGCAGCCGCTTCCTGGGGAGCGACGAGCACGCGGGGTTCTTGTTTGTCCGGCCCACCCGCCAGTCCCTTCAGGGTCTGCCCCTGCCCGGGCAGCCGTACCTCTTCGGCCTGCTGGTCCACAGGGCCGAGGTGGTCTGGGCCAGGACGTTCcccctgcgcctcatgctgcgCCTGGGTGCCGAGTATCGATGTGAGTTCTTTGGATGTCAGGCGGGTTCCACGCCGCCATCAgcaatatccacccatccattttctgagctacctatcctcacaagggttg
Above is a genomic segment from Syngnathoides biaculeatus isolate LvHL_M chromosome 7, ASM1980259v1, whole genome shotgun sequence containing:
- the zfyve9b gene encoding zinc finger FYVE domain-containing protein 9, which encodes MLKLFSARDDDNESLLGGVTEDDGENQSLCDTKLPWLSRPYLLVLKDAGNVSKSGPIRPEAPPPKSSSDETEEKPSTKMLHMEQGGCTVTPWGEGQAEGPPGPQVLSLAEEERKLKTLPSKEDSVIEEKEMEEPEDLQNHRVEVVSNGWEVGNASASCPVDPNAESDPVGILTKDRANALGEVAPVWIPDAEAHVCMKCGVKFTFTKRRHHCRACGKVFCALCSGLKFRLTHLDGKEGRVCVSCHSTLIKSTSPRGKRRVWFADELLIDKQSESAPATPVRGHAFSPLVSRAARGETAKGPGGSPQLGRASRPRGGANEACAPRSWQTSTLVSSSSNLIPQQGLPPILTSTAVKGDYTVEEQPSETLLIQELESGRSNPLVFVLNANLLAMVKMVNYLNRKCWCVTSKGMHGVGQVEVMVLLQCLPEEKTFPRDIFSHLVQLYRDSLAGKVIKHLSLSLFGSRFLGSDEHAGFLFVRPTRQSLQGLPLPGQPYLFGLLVHRAEVVWARTFPLRLMLRLGAEYRFYPCPLYSVRFRKPLFGDVGHTVMRLLVDFRNFRYSLPMVPGLTVDLEAQRTCIKIPTTGYNELMKAMNKCNEHVLAVGASFNEGADSHLICVQRDDGRYQTQAISIHNQPRKVTGSCFFIFSSALKATAGYFAKSSILEDGLMVQITPETMAELRRSLREMKDYAVTCGRVDQTDSQELVCVQWVEAHCAINKGVISPIDGESMESVSSTKMFQKSEYKENGKIIHWTEVFYLQRAEPPKGIAANVPEHNRLTERIARAFCLALCPYLKLLKEDGMAKLGLRVTFDLQQVGFVAGSNGHPLPSQYLNALDSTLIPVIHSRGRKRGDEPIVMELIFYILEYIT